The Salinibaculum sp. SYNS191 genome has a window encoding:
- a CDS encoding extracellular solute-binding protein: MKQREQYEHWQGLTRGRSRRDVLKAVGAAGVVGLAGCSGGDGGDGGSDGGDGGSDGGSGGDGATPTASLGDSMTIFHAGSLAPPFSEAESQFEDQYDVDVTREAKGSVASTQKITQQGRSTDVLGVSDFRLIRNRILPDYGDWYAIFTTNSMSIQYREDSPGAGDIAKDNWWEVLTRDDVTIGHSDPAVDPGGYRAVMTQQLGAEEFDGERLYDEATYRKLRENSTVPTGTETNLEGQLKSGELDYVFYYQSISSTADLPFIDLQAEVDLSKATSDYAEHYAKAEVETDSGTFVGAPIAYGLTVPGVAEAPGRGAQWVEYFATEAGRTILENQGLVPVDPIVVPASSEDAVPDRVLDVASSKSALGPLEL, from the coding sequence ATGAAACAACGAGAGCAGTACGAGCACTGGCAAGGGCTGACGCGCGGTCGCTCGCGGCGTGACGTGCTGAAGGCGGTGGGTGCCGCAGGTGTCGTTGGCCTGGCCGGTTGTAGCGGCGGGGACGGCGGCGACGGCGGTAGCGACGGCGGCGACGGTGGAAGTGACGGCGGGTCTGGCGGCGACGGAGCGACGCCGACGGCCAGCCTCGGCGACTCGATGACGATATTCCACGCGGGGAGTCTCGCGCCCCCGTTCAGCGAGGCCGAGTCGCAGTTCGAAGACCAGTACGACGTCGACGTCACGCGGGAGGCCAAGGGGTCGGTGGCATCGACGCAGAAAATCACGCAGCAGGGCCGGTCGACGGACGTCCTCGGCGTGTCCGACTTCCGCCTCATCCGGAATCGCATCCTGCCGGACTACGGCGACTGGTACGCCATCTTCACCACGAACTCGATGTCGATCCAGTACCGCGAGGACTCGCCGGGTGCCGGCGACATCGCGAAGGACAACTGGTGGGAGGTGCTGACCCGCGACGACGTGACCATCGGACACTCCGACCCGGCAGTCGACCCGGGTGGCTACCGCGCGGTGATGACCCAGCAACTCGGCGCGGAGGAGTTCGACGGCGAGCGCCTCTACGACGAGGCGACCTACCGGAAGCTCCGCGAGAACTCGACGGTTCCGACGGGCACGGAGACGAACCTGGAGGGGCAGCTGAAAAGCGGCGAACTGGACTACGTGTTCTACTACCAGTCCATCTCCAGCACTGCCGACCTGCCCTTCATCGACCTGCAGGCGGAAGTCGACCTGTCGAAGGCGACCAGCGACTACGCCGAACACTACGCGAAGGCGGAAGTCGAGACGGACAGCGGGACGTTCGTCGGCGCGCCGATTGCCTACGGGCTCACCGTCCCGGGCGTGGCCGAGGCCCCGGGTCGCGGCGCGCAGTGGGTCGAGTACTTCGCCACTGAGGCCGGCCGCACCATCCTGGAGAACCAGGGGCTGGTGCCGGTCGACCCGATAGTCGTCCCGGCGAGTTCGGAGGACGCCGTCCCCGACCGCGTACTGGACGTCGCCAGTTCCAAGAGTGCCCTCGGCCCGCTGGAGCTGTGA
- a CDS encoding 4Fe-4S dicluster domain-containing protein translates to MAIDPEFEETYEEVDRHEGHRVWTPDGDDPTTEKQGIHGTHVAVDFDICLADGACLEDCPVDVFEWVDTPGHPESEIKADPAHEDQCIDCMLCVDVCPVDAIDVDPSRAGRI, encoded by the coding sequence ATGGCAATCGACCCAGAGTTCGAGGAGACCTACGAGGAAGTCGACCGGCACGAGGGCCACCGCGTCTGGACGCCGGACGGCGACGACCCCACGACAGAGAAACAGGGCATCCACGGCACGCACGTGGCCGTCGACTTCGACATCTGTCTGGCCGACGGCGCCTGTCTCGAGGACTGTCCCGTCGACGTCTTCGAGTGGGTCGACACCCCCGGTCACCCCGAGAGCGAGATTAAAGCTGACCCAGCGCACGAGGACCAGTGCATCGACTGCATGCTCTGTGTCGACGTCTGCCCCGTCGACGCCATCGACGTCGACCCCAGCCGCGCCGGCCGCATCTGA
- a CDS encoding cupin domain-containing protein, protein MDVYPTLDPAEGEVVDRELVVTDDVLVKAFGLGPGAELPPHEHPDSTNVFHVVEGTVTVIRGDEEETVDAPGVVEHARGVTHGARNDTDETAVLTASLCPMPG, encoded by the coding sequence ATGGACGTGTACCCGACACTCGACCCGGCAGAAGGGGAAGTGGTCGACAGAGAACTCGTCGTCACGGACGACGTGCTCGTGAAAGCCTTCGGACTCGGCCCCGGTGCGGAACTCCCCCCGCACGAACACCCGGACTCGACGAACGTGTTCCACGTCGTCGAGGGGACCGTCACCGTCATCCGCGGCGACGAGGAGGAGACGGTCGACGCGCCGGGGGTCGTCGAACACGCACGGGGAGTCACCCACGGCGCACGTAACGATACCGACGAGACAGCCGTCCTGACCGCGAGTCTCTGTCCCATGCCGGGATAG
- a CDS encoding molybdopterin biosynthesis protein — translation MTDRREFRDLASPEEAHEVIGNLDISPGTETVALEAARGRVLADRIDATLDVPGFDRASMDGYAVRARDTFGADEADPAVLDVVGSVHAGAEPDVAVEPGTAAEISTGAVMPSGADAVVMVERTTERDEEVAIRTSVAPGDSVMLAGDDIAAGARALGPGTRVTPREIGLLSALGVEEVPVRERPRVGIISTGDELVRPGEDLNSAAGQIYDVNSYTLLSSIEEAGGAATLYPHVGDDYEEMERQLKQAATECDLVLSSGSTSASAVDVIYRVIEEQGHLHLHGVSVKPGKPMLVGDLDDAAYVGLPGYPVSALTIFRTFVAPAIRDAAGYEVPRTETVQGRMAVRERYEEGRRRLMPAGLVADADGEMLVYPVDKGSGATTSLVEADGIVEVPAGTNYLDEGETVSVQLFSPTVRPPTVLGVGEDDPLLSRLLDRLDRPRYLPFGTAEGLRRLDEGVPDFAVAAGPVDDVSAPTLGGWEREWGLVVPEAETDVDSLADLVDGDYRFVNRKRSSGLRRSLDDALDALAAERDTTRQALAERVDGYSLTTGAHESPARKVAAGTADAGLGLATTAAALGLGFVPLGTQPVRVLANPDRVQKDGVAQVETVLEDVASIAAQLPGISERTF, via the coding sequence GTGACCGACCGCCGCGAGTTCCGTGACCTCGCCTCGCCGGAGGAGGCCCACGAGGTCATCGGGAACCTCGACATCTCCCCCGGGACGGAGACGGTCGCGCTCGAAGCGGCCCGCGGGCGTGTCCTCGCCGACCGCATCGACGCGACGCTCGACGTCCCGGGGTTCGACAGGGCAAGCATGGACGGCTACGCCGTCCGGGCCAGGGACACCTTCGGTGCCGACGAGGCGGACCCAGCCGTACTCGACGTGGTCGGGTCCGTCCACGCCGGCGCGGAACCCGACGTCGCCGTCGAGCCCGGAACCGCCGCCGAGATATCGACGGGGGCAGTCATGCCGTCCGGCGCCGACGCCGTGGTCATGGTCGAGCGGACGACCGAACGCGACGAGGAGGTGGCCATCCGCACCAGCGTCGCGCCGGGTGACAGCGTGATGCTCGCCGGCGACGACATCGCCGCCGGTGCCAGGGCGCTCGGTCCCGGGACGCGCGTGACACCGCGGGAAATCGGGCTCCTGTCGGCGCTGGGCGTTGAGGAGGTCCCGGTCCGCGAGCGGCCGCGCGTCGGTATCATCTCGACCGGGGACGAACTCGTCCGGCCCGGTGAGGACCTCAACAGCGCTGCGGGCCAGATTTACGACGTCAACAGCTACACGCTCCTGAGCAGTATCGAGGAGGCCGGCGGGGCGGCGACGCTATATCCCCACGTCGGCGACGACTACGAGGAGATGGAGCGGCAACTCAAGCAGGCCGCGACCGAGTGCGACCTCGTCCTCTCGTCGGGGTCGACCAGCGCCAGCGCCGTCGACGTCATCTACCGCGTCATCGAGGAGCAGGGCCACCTCCACCTCCACGGCGTGTCGGTCAAGCCGGGGAAACCGATGCTGGTGGGCGACCTCGACGACGCTGCCTACGTCGGCCTCCCCGGCTATCCGGTGTCGGCGCTCACCATCTTCCGGACGTTCGTCGCCCCCGCCATCCGGGACGCCGCCGGCTACGAGGTGCCCCGAACCGAGACCGTGCAGGGCCGGATGGCCGTCCGCGAGCGCTACGAGGAGGGACGCCGACGGCTCATGCCGGCCGGACTGGTCGCCGACGCCGACGGCGAGATGCTCGTCTACCCCGTCGACAAGGGCAGCGGTGCGACGACGAGCCTCGTCGAGGCGGACGGCATCGTCGAGGTCCCGGCGGGGACGAACTACCTCGACGAGGGCGAGACGGTCTCGGTACAGCTGTTCTCCCCGACCGTTCGCCCGCCGACCGTCCTCGGCGTCGGGGAGGACGACCCGCTGCTCTCCCGGCTGCTCGACAGGCTCGACCGGCCTCGCTACTTGCCGTTCGGGACCGCTGAGGGACTGCGCCGCCTCGACGAGGGAGTGCCGGACTTCGCCGTCGCCGCCGGCCCGGTCGACGACGTGTCGGCGCCCACGCTCGGCGGCTGGGAGCGGGAGTGGGGACTGGTCGTCCCGGAGGCCGAGACCGACGTCGACAGTCTCGCCGACCTGGTAGACGGGGACTACCGGTTCGTCAACCGGAAGCGGAGTTCGGGGCTGCGCCGGAGTCTCGACGACGCCCTGGACGCGCTCGCGGCGGAACGCGACACCACCCGCCAGGCGCTCGCCGAGCGCGTCGACGGCTACAGCCTGACGACCGGCGCACACGAGAGCCCGGCCCGGAAGGTCGCTGCCGGCACGGCGGACGCCGGCCTCGGGCTCGCGACGACGGCCGCCGCCCTCGGCCTCGGTTTCGTGCCGCTGGGTACCCAGCCGGTCCGCGTCCTCGCGAACCCGGACCGGGTGCAGAAAGACGGCGTGGCACAGGTCGAGACCGTTCTCGAAGACGTCGCGTCGATTGCGGCGCAACTGCCGGGCATCAGCGAGCGGACGTTCTGA
- the moaA gene encoding GTP 3',8-cyclase MoaA, with product MLTDDFGREVSGVRVSLTDRCNFDCVYCHNEGLGDTRGPMEPQDDELSADRIVRFLEVAREFGVDAVKFTGGEPMLREDLEEIIRRSPDDMEVSMTTNGTFLPGRAPDLVDAGLERVNISQDAMDADAFAELTQSGAYDRVIEGVEAALDAGLAPVKLNMVVFEPTAGYIPDMVDHVAETDGLQLQLIEYMPELAGHPEWAIDIARVHEWLEDRADHVETREMHDRRRYWVGSSEPPVGADATSLAASDGGVQSAEPPTGPEMTGRGMVEIVDPVENPTFCANCHRVRLTHDGYLKGCLNRNDDLRTIGETKASMREAFRETVDNRVPYYGEYMVRDEDGDWMVNETYLDVEGDRDPYEYSERDDQAE from the coding sequence ATGCTCACCGACGATTTCGGACGGGAGGTGTCGGGTGTCCGCGTCTCGCTGACAGACCGGTGTAACTTCGACTGCGTCTACTGTCACAACGAGGGGCTGGGCGACACCCGCGGTCCGATGGAGCCCCAGGACGACGAACTCTCTGCCGACCGTATCGTCCGGTTTCTGGAGGTCGCGCGCGAGTTCGGCGTCGACGCGGTGAAGTTCACCGGCGGCGAACCGATGCTCCGTGAGGACCTGGAGGAGATAATCCGGCGCTCGCCCGACGACATGGAGGTGTCGATGACGACCAACGGGACGTTCCTCCCCGGCCGGGCACCGGACCTCGTCGACGCGGGCCTCGAACGGGTCAACATCTCCCAGGACGCGATGGACGCGGACGCGTTCGCGGAACTCACCCAGAGCGGGGCCTACGACAGGGTCATCGAGGGCGTCGAGGCGGCACTGGACGCGGGACTCGCGCCGGTGAAACTCAACATGGTCGTCTTCGAGCCGACGGCGGGGTACATCCCGGACATGGTCGACCACGTCGCCGAGACCGATGGGCTGCAGTTGCAGCTCATCGAGTACATGCCGGAACTCGCGGGCCACCCCGAGTGGGCGATCGACATCGCCCGCGTTCACGAGTGGCTGGAGGACCGCGCCGACCACGTCGAAACCCGCGAGATGCACGACCGGCGGCGCTACTGGGTCGGGAGCAGCGAACCGCCCGTCGGCGCGGACGCAACGTCGCTCGCGGCCTCCGACGGCGGCGTCCAGTCGGCGGAACCGCCGACCGGGCCGGAGATGACCGGGCGGGGGATGGTCGAAATCGTCGACCCGGTCGAGAACCCGACCTTCTGCGCCAACTGCCACCGGGTCCGGCTCACCCACGACGGCTACCTGAAGGGGTGTCTGAACCGCAACGACGACCTGCGCACCATCGGCGAGACGAAGGCGTCGATGCGCGAGGCGTTCCGCGAGACGGTCGACAACCGGGTCCCCTACTACGGCGAGTACATGGTGCGCGACGAGGACGGCGACTGGATGGTCAACGAGACGTATCTCGACGTCGAGGGCGACCGCGACCCCTACGAGTACTCCGAGCGCGACGACCAGGCGGAGTAG
- the moaC gene encoding cyclic pyranopterin monophosphate synthase MoaC, with the protein MSDEDDAADELTHVDAAGDAQMVDVGDKPDSQRRAVARGELHLRSSTVAAIRADDVEKGDVLATARVGAIQAVKHTWETIPMCHQIPITNVDTDFTLDETTVELTVAVETVGKTGCEMEALEGVTTGLNVVWDMVKAAEKDADGQYPATEIRNVRIVEKRKENV; encoded by the coding sequence ATGAGTGACGAGGACGACGCGGCCGACGAACTCACCCACGTCGACGCGGCGGGGGACGCGCAGATGGTCGACGTGGGCGACAAGCCCGACAGCCAGCGCCGGGCCGTCGCGCGGGGGGAACTCCACCTCCGGTCGTCGACCGTCGCGGCCATCCGGGCGGACGACGTCGAGAAGGGCGACGTGCTGGCAACGGCGCGGGTCGGCGCTATCCAGGCGGTCAAGCACACCTGGGAGACGATTCCGATGTGCCACCAGATTCCCATCACCAACGTCGACACCGACTTCACACTCGACGAGACGACCGTCGAACTGACCGTCGCGGTCGAGACGGTCGGCAAGACCGGTTGCGAGATGGAGGCGCTGGAGGGCGTCACGACGGGGCTGAACGTCGTCTGGGACATGGTGAAAGCCGCCGAGAAGGACGCGGACGGGCAGTACCCGGCGACGGAAATCCGGAACGTCCGCATCGTCGAGAAACGCAAAGAGAACGTCTGA
- a CDS encoding MogA/MoaB family molybdenum cofactor biosynthesis protein — translation MTDDDHHHDHKEGHEHGDDHDHDHEHDGHHHDHDHHDHDADTVAFAVLTVSSSRTVETDASGDALVAGIEEAGHAVTVRELVADDELILRERFQVLLGNDDVDAVVTTGGTGLTPDDVTVEALRPMFDREIPGFGEQFRARSVEDVGPHGMLTRATAGVAEGVPTFCLPGSEQAATFGVQELVVPVVGHVVGLATGRHGDHGGHDE, via the coding sequence ATGACAGACGACGACCACCATCACGACCACAAAGAAGGGCACGAACACGGTGACGACCACGACCACGACCACGAACACGACGGCCACCATCACGACCACGACCACCACGACCACGACGCGGACACCGTCGCGTTCGCCGTCCTGACGGTCTCGTCGAGTCGGACGGTCGAGACCGACGCCAGCGGTGACGCGCTCGTCGCGGGCATCGAGGAGGCGGGACACGCCGTCACAGTCCGCGAACTCGTCGCCGACGACGAACTGATACTCCGCGAGCGCTTCCAGGTACTGCTCGGCAACGACGACGTCGACGCGGTCGTGACGACCGGCGGGACCGGACTGACGCCCGACGACGTGACCGTCGAGGCGCTCCGGCCGATGTTCGACCGGGAGATTCCCGGCTTCGGGGAACAGTTCCGCGCCCGCTCGGTCGAGGACGTCGGTCCGCACGGGATGCTCACGCGGGCGACGGCCGGCGTCGCGGAGGGCGTCCCGACCTTTTGTCTGCCCGGCAGCGAGCAGGCGGCGACCTTCGGCGTGCAGGAACTCGTGGTACCCGTCGTCGGACACGTCGTCGGCCTCGCGACCGGCCGCCACGGCGACCACGGGGGCCACGATGAGTGA
- the glp gene encoding gephyrin-like molybdotransferase Glp, with protein MDDTGFEAVTQLADARAQLREYCSPHGRTERRPTGEALGRVLATGVEAGRAVPHYDRAAMDGYAVRAEDTFGASDRSPVRLEAGEDAVTPGRAVAVHTGSAVPEGGDAVVMVEYTEQQDGDLLVYDAVAGGENVAPAGEDVEAGQHLLDAGHRLRASDLALLRATGRDAVTVAQRPRVSVIPTGEELVAPGEEPGPGEIVETNGLVVSSLVEQWGGEVTTRDIVTDDEERLRSAVSADTDHDVVVTNGGSSVGDRDLIPDVVADLGEVVVHGVAIKPGHPVGFGVVDETPVLMLPGYPVSCLVNAVQFLRPAIAWLAGTEPSEHPTTQARLTAKLRSSPGERTFARVRVGEVEDEESLPPCEPVRVSGAGVMSSVTLADGWVVVPEPREGIAAGETVTVQRWE; from the coding sequence ATGGACGATACGGGATTCGAGGCGGTGACGCAACTCGCCGACGCACGCGCGCAGTTGCGCGAGTACTGTAGCCCCCACGGCCGGACCGAACGCCGCCCGACGGGCGAAGCACTCGGGCGCGTCCTCGCGACCGGCGTCGAGGCCGGTCGGGCCGTCCCCCACTACGACCGGGCGGCGATGGACGGCTACGCCGTCCGCGCGGAGGACACCTTCGGAGCCAGCGACCGCTCCCCCGTCCGACTGGAGGCGGGCGAGGACGCCGTGACGCCGGGCAGGGCCGTTGCCGTCCACACGGGCAGCGCCGTTCCCGAAGGGGGCGACGCCGTCGTGATGGTCGAGTACACCGAGCAGCAGGACGGCGACCTGCTGGTCTACGACGCCGTCGCCGGCGGCGAGAACGTCGCCCCCGCCGGCGAAGACGTCGAGGCGGGCCAGCACCTCCTCGACGCGGGGCACAGACTCCGGGCCTCCGACCTCGCGCTGCTGCGCGCGACCGGTCGGGACGCGGTGACGGTGGCCCAGCGGCCGCGGGTGAGCGTGATTCCGACCGGCGAGGAACTCGTCGCGCCGGGCGAGGAACCCGGCCCCGGCGAAATCGTCGAGACGAACGGCCTCGTGGTCTCCTCGCTGGTCGAGCAGTGGGGCGGCGAGGTGACAACCCGGGACATCGTGACCGACGACGAGGAGCGACTCCGGTCGGCGGTCAGTGCCGACACGGACCACGACGTCGTCGTCACGAACGGCGGGTCCTCCGTCGGCGACCGCGACCTGATTCCGGACGTCGTCGCGGACCTCGGCGAGGTGGTGGTCCACGGGGTCGCAATCAAGCCGGGCCACCCGGTCGGATTCGGCGTCGTCGACGAGACGCCGGTGCTGATGTTGCCGGGGTACCCGGTCTCGTGTCTGGTCAACGCCGTCCAGTTCCTGCGACCCGCTATCGCCTGGCTGGCGGGGACCGAACCGAGCGAACACCCGACGACGCAGGCCCGGCTGACGGCGAAGCTCCGGAGTTCCCCCGGCGAGCGCACCTTCGCGCGCGTCCGGGTCGGCGAGGTTGAGGACGAGGAGTCGCTTCCCCCGTGTGAACCGGTCCGCGTCAGCGGCGCAGGCGTCATGTCGAGCGTCACGCTCGCGGACGGCTGGGTCGTGGTCCCCGAACCGCGCGAGGGAATCGCCGCCGGGGAGACGGTGACCGTCCAGCGCTGGGAGTGA
- a CDS encoding zinc-dependent alcohol dehydrogenase family protein, translated as MQAVVLEEFQEPLTVQDVERPEPEPHGVVAKVVGCGVCRSDWHCWQGDWDWFGYRPDPPHILGHEPTGRIVEVGEEVENVEEGEEIAIPFNFACGTCDLCRNGRENICENHIGLGFMNEAPGAFAEEVHIPNADINAVPLPEGIDAETAAGCGCRFMTSFHAMAHRAPVSAGDDVVVHGCGGIGLSAIHIADALGGNVIGVDLMDDKLERAEELGAVETINAKDVDDPAAEVHDITNGGADISCDALGIETTCLNAVNSLKKGGVHVQVGLTTAEEEGTIGLPTDEFVAKEIDFKGSLGLQPSRYSEMLDMIDSGKLDPTALVEDTIDIHQVPDELEAMTEFNTVGIPVCNDFTS; from the coding sequence ATGCAGGCAGTTGTACTGGAGGAGTTCCAAGAGCCTCTAACTGTGCAGGACGTTGAGCGCCCAGAACCAGAACCCCACGGAGTCGTCGCAAAAGTCGTCGGCTGCGGTGTCTGTCGGTCGGACTGGCACTGCTGGCAGGGAGACTGGGACTGGTTCGGATACCGGCCCGACCCGCCGCACATCCTCGGTCACGAGCCAACCGGCCGTATCGTGGAAGTCGGCGAGGAAGTGGAGAACGTCGAGGAGGGCGAGGAGATCGCGATTCCCTTCAACTTCGCGTGCGGAACGTGTGACCTGTGCCGGAACGGACGGGAGAACATCTGCGAGAACCACATCGGCCTCGGCTTCATGAACGAGGCCCCCGGCGCGTTCGCCGAGGAAGTCCACATCCCCAACGCCGACATCAACGCCGTGCCCCTGCCGGAGGGCATCGACGCCGAGACGGCGGCGGGGTGTGGCTGCCGGTTCATGACATCGTTCCACGCCATGGCCCACCGTGCGCCCGTGAGCGCCGGCGACGACGTCGTCGTCCACGGCTGTGGCGGCATCGGACTGTCGGCGATCCACATCGCCGACGCCCTCGGTGGCAACGTCATCGGCGTCGACCTGATGGACGACAAACTCGAACGCGCCGAGGAACTTGGTGCCGTCGAGACCATCAACGCCAAAGACGTCGACGACCCCGCCGCAGAGGTACACGACATCACGAACGGCGGTGCCGACATCTCCTGTGACGCGCTGGGCATCGAGACCACGTGTCTGAACGCCGTCAACTCGCTGAAGAAGGGCGGCGTCCACGTCCAGGTCGGCCTGACGACGGCCGAAGAGGAGGGGACCATCGGGCTCCCCACCGACGAGTTCGTCGCCAAGGAAATCGACTTCAAGGGCTCGCTCGGACTCCAGCCCTCGCGGTACTCGGAGATGCTGGACATGATCGACTCCGGCAAGCTCGACCCGACCGCGCTCGTCGAGGACACCATCGACATCCACCAGGTCCCCGACGAACTCGAAGCGATGACCGAGTTCAACACGGTCGGCATCCCGGTCTGCAACGACTTCACCAGCTGA
- a CDS encoding ABC transporter ATP-binding protein: MRTVRAQRRSVSGAQWLRVEIRRSVPPVRVGFDLQRRRAVAQQRSDPPAGLDRALPDRGARLGHHAQSAPQERRDREVAATLIDRLGIEDIAMRNVGSLSGGQRQKVILARALAQEPRGLVLDEPTSDLDIRHELEVLSLLREEAPNGLAVVHAMHDLTLAARYSDHVVLISDGGVYAQGSPEVLTADAISEVYGIDVSVHDTPDGPAIVPLG, encoded by the coding sequence ATGCGCACTGTCCGGGCCCAGCGGCGCTCTGTGTCGGGGGCGCAGTGGCTACGCGTCGAGATTCGTCGGTCGGTACCGCCCGTTCGCGTGGGATTCGACCTCCAGCGTCGGCGCGCCGTCGCGCAGCAGCGGTCGGACCCACCCGCCGGTCTCGACCGTGCCCTCCCGGACCGGGGTGCCCGCCTCGGTCACCACGCGCAGTCCGCTCCCCAGGAGCGACGCGACCGGGAAGTCGCGGCCACGCTCATCGACCGCCTCGGTATCGAGGACATCGCGATGCGCAACGTCGGCTCGCTGAGCGGCGGGCAGCGCCAGAAGGTGATCCTCGCGCGAGCGCTGGCACAGGAGCCGCGGGGCCTGGTGCTGGACGAGCCGACGAGTGACCTCGACATCCGCCACGAACTCGAAGTGCTGTCGCTGTTGCGCGAGGAGGCCCCGAACGGCCTCGCCGTCGTCCACGCGATGCACGACCTGACGCTCGCGGCCAGGTACAGCGACCACGTCGTGCTCATCTCCGATGGGGGGGTGTACGCCCAGGGCTCACCCGAGGTGCTGACCGCCGACGCCATCTCGGAGGTGTACGGCATCGACGTCAGCGTCCACGACACGCCGGACGGCCCGGCTATCGTCCCGCTTGGGTGA